In Leptospira montravelensis, the genomic window TAGGAACAGGGGTTGGATCCGATGTCCAAAGACCACTGGCAACCGTGATTGTGGGAGGATTATTCTCTGCCATGTGCCTTGTGTTAACCATCCTGCCTTCCTTATATTTAGTGGTTGTAGGCGAAAGGAAACCAAATGCAAAAGAACTGGAAGAGATGAGTCACAAAAAACATATCCCTTTTCTCGACTTTGTAAGTGAACTCAGTGAAGAACCTTTGGAAGAAGATGAAGAGGATGACGACACCTCAAAGAAAAAGAGAAAGCCGGCTAAAAAAAAGAAAAGGACCTAAAGTGCTTTCTTAACTATAAGAAAATAATCTAATTTCTCCTATTTATACTCCAAACCACATAAGTGGTTTGGAGTTTTTCTTTTCACTAATAGCGAACAGAAGCAGCAAGAATAAAAAGACGCTCGACACGCGTATGTTTATTTTTATCAGTTTCAAAAACTGCATCCATTGATTCCTTCTGAGTAACCTCAAAACGGATTAATCCAGGATTCCAATGTAATAAATCAAAGGTGACGGTGTAACCATTCGTCATAAATCCATTTCGTGTATATGTAGTTGCCAAAACTTGTTTAGGATCATAATACCTTTCTATTCGGAAACTCAAACGGTATAAATCTTCATAACGAAAACTTGTCCAAAAAGTACCGTGATACCATTGGTTGTAAACATTCGATTCCCTATTAGTATAAATTCCTAATGTAGGATTGATTTCTTTCCACCAAGGTTCATATTGAAAGGACTCTTTTGCTTTTTGTGCCCCAATATCTCCTGATACTGCAAACGATAACCAATCCAAGGCCTTCCATTCTAAAATTGTATTATTATACATCCTAGTTTGTTTCCGTTCATTATCGGGAGCTTCGTTTCCTACAAACTGGTTAGCTGTAATAGTAAAATTAGGTGTTAAAAAAAACTTAAACTGGGATCCTAAAGATTTATCTTTATTCTGATCTGTAATATTTTGCCAACCATTCATCACATGAAACTGAAATTGGAACTTATCAGTAAACTTTGTAGTAAGCCTGACACCGGAAGAATAATAAGGCACATAATCTAAGGAAAGTGCTCTCGTATAATTCCAATTATCCGAAGAAATCCAAGATTCATGTCCAATATGTCCAAAATAAATTCCACCATCAACCCAAGTATCCTTTGCTAACTTAAATCCAACATAGGCTTCTTGGATATGTTTTACAGAGTTTTGATTGGAACTAACATCACGATTTGATTCTGAGGCATAATTTGTATTTACTGATGTACCAAATTGTAGAGCGATTCGACCTCTTACCTTTTCCTCTTGCCATTTAGCATCAACAAACCCGAGGTTAATATTAAATTCATCGTTCCGAACTGCTTGTGTTGCATATTGTCGTTCTTTAGATAAAGGATGATTTGTATTATGAGAATAATAAGTATCAACAAAAGCACCAAACTTCAAACTA contains:
- a CDS encoding porin; protein product: MIKINYFKIPFFLIGLSFCFSILNAEETKPQTVEPPVPVSNPLPASLKFGAFVDTYYSHNTNHPLSKERQYATQAVRNDEFNINLGFVDAKWQEEKVRGRIALQFGTSVNTNYASESNRDVSSNQNSVKHIQEAYVGFKLAKDTWVDGGIYFGHIGHESWISSDNWNYTRALSLDYVPYYSSGVRLTTKFTDKFQFQFHVMNGWQNITDQNKDKSLGSQFKFFLTPNFTITANQFVGNEAPDNERKQTRMYNNTILEWKALDWLSFAVSGDIGAQKAKESFQYEPWWKEINPTLGIYTNRESNVYNQWYHGTFWTSFRYEDLYRLSFRIERYYDPKQVLATTYTRNGFMTNGYTVTFDLLHWNPGLIRFEVTQKESMDAVFETDKNKHTRVERLFILAASVRY